The following DNA comes from Brachionichthys hirsutus isolate HB-005 unplaced genomic scaffold, CSIRO-AGI_Bhir_v1 contig_976, whole genome shotgun sequence.
CATGCTGGatgtctttaaataaaaatgtaatgacGATAAATCAGAACTTCATAGTCATATTTTATCAGTCTGCAGACAGCAATTTACATGTTTATCCTTATATTAGTACTGTTGTCAAATCTTGTTTGTTTCACCTGAAACCTAAAAtagtgtttcttttcttttatctcaCACTGTGTCTGATGCCAGCATCATTAAAAGATCACGAAATTCAGTGCTGCCCCATGACATTTAGCAAGCACCTTGAAATATAACCTCTTTATTCTTGCTCTAGCCAACCTACACCGCCTGCCTGTTTGATGCGGCGCCTCTGGCCATTCAGAGATCCTGACTGGGCACTATTGCTGTGCTTTAAGCATCAAtgacattcccaacagaccTAAAGTGGATCTTAAGTTATGACACATCCTAGTGTTTTGGTAAGTGAGtcctgtttttctctttgtgtgtgaacAGAACACAGCCATTAATGAGCTGAAGAGACAGGCATGGGAGGAAGTGGCACAAGGTGTCAATTCACTTGGGGAGGGAGAGCTGCGCACCGCTACTGAGGTGAGTTAACGTCTATGTGCAATTCACACATTCATGCGTTCAATTTCTGCACGCTACTTCCTTTCCGTCCTGATGTGCAGGTGAAGCGTCGTTACCTGGACTGGCGCGcattgatgaaaagaaaacagcttcAAACTGAactgtctctctgctcctcgtCCTCATCTGTGGCCCTGAAGACTGAGTATGATCAGTCCTCCTCTGAGCGTGAGCCAGCTTCTCTGGGATCTGATTGTGATCAGCTGCTAAACTTCTCAGGCCTCCCAAATGATTGTCAATGTGACTGGCCGGGACTGGGGGTTCTGGGTGAGCCCAGCGGACAGGCCACGATGGCACCGCCCGATGTAAAGATGGAGGATAATGCCAGCGAATTCAGAGTAAGAAACAAACTCATTATCGCTGTCGCTGTGCCACAAAAGTGTGTGCTTCAtagtacacaataaaaactTCACTCTTACACTCATTGCCTCTTTAGAAGAGTTATACTGATTAAAGTTGGATAATTAAATGTGTATGCAAATGAGGACAAAATGATTTTCTCAAGCAACTTAATACTATTTTTTGATATAGAGCTCACATCATAACCATTCCTGTTCTGAGAAAATTGGCCTGTTGTGTATTTGCTAATGGTTTAATTAGCTTCACGATGTCCTCATCAGCAGAGGTAGCTGTGTTTGACACATCATGCACACTGCGTAGCAGAAGTGGCTCATCTTTAATTTAGCCCTTCAACTTGGGAATTAAGGATGTGTTAATTAATTAGGATTTAATTAGAATTTTACTTTTTCCTGGAAGTATTAAGACCTGTATTCATTTCAAATCCCAATCTGTTCACACTGTGGAATTTACtcatatattaaaataattctaaTCCATTCTCCTTCCATTTTACACCTCATCGCTTAAGTATTGTTATTGCTTATTGCAAAGTATTGTTGAATAGGTTgattatacaaaaaaaagaaacaactttTATCTGCCAGACAATCGAAGGAAAAGCCTTTTCAGGAAAATTTCACTTTAGTTCCCACAAGGGCCAATCTAAGTTAAATAATACCACCAAATCCCATAATGTACAAAATACTCACATTTGCATTCAATAACTGTAGTAAAACTACACATTATAAATTATAGAGATCAattacagctgcagaggaagaaaaagccACTAGCTTTGGTTAATCTTTAAAACGCTTGCATTTCCCAAAATGCAACTGTATTACACGCGTCCTCATATTTTATCAGTGATATAATCAGCTTTCGTAAAGTCCTCCATGGCCTGTAAACTGAGCGTAAATTTACTGATATTACTCTCTCCTCCCAGCTGGATAGTAATGGAGAAGTCGGAAGTGGAGAAATGGATGAAGATGATATTCCGTCTCTTCTCAGTGATATTGAGTCACACGGCGAGGGGCATGATGAAGATGCTTACTATAGCAACGGCCTGGGAATCCTCCGCCCCAAGTCTCCTAACTTCACCTTAACCAGAGACCTGCCGCTCTCTGGAAGCCGGATGGGGACGTCGGTCCATGCGCCGGGGGGAGTAACCGACAGTGAAAACATGGGAGCTGAGTGTGCAGCCGCCTTTGAGAAGCAGCGCCTCGAGGTGGAAAAGCAGCGTTTGGCTGTTGAAACTGAACGTCTGGCGGTGGAGAAAGAGCTGTTGAtggtggagaaggagcagcTTCGTCACATGGAGGTAGAGAGGGAAAGACTGAAACTGGACAGGGAGCGGTTACAGGTGGAAAAGGAGAAGCTGAGGCTTCTGCtcatgaaccaatcagaacTTGTCGACTCCTCCTCTTGCCCGCCGTCACAGGAAGGCCCATCCTCGTCGTCTCTGTCGTCCGTATCCTCCACTCACgacggacagatggagagagagaatgaacgTAAAGGTTGGATGTCAGTGCTGGATCTGGAGACAGAAAGGCTGAAACTGGAGAGGgagaggctgcagctggagaaagagagGCTGCAGTTGTTCACATTCGAGGCAGGCAGACTGCAGATTGAGAGAGAGCGCCTTCAAGTGGAGAAGGAGAGAATGCAGCTGCACAAAGAGCATCAAGGTcactgaggaaaagacaaaaaaaatgtaaaggaaTGATGAAGATTGAAAATGACGAAGAGATGCTAGCTAGAGGAACTGTTCATTCTGAAAACAATGCACAACATGTGGATTTATATCAGTGGCTGTTACAAGTTTCTCAAACCCATAGATGAAGATGAGGCATTTAAATGATCAAGACATTTGGCCAAGGCTGTGATGATGGACTGAACCGAACATGATAAAGCCGTGCCTTAAGATTCACAAAATGGGCAACAGGACAGAAAAGATGTTGAGATAATAAAATATAGAACTTGTTTGGCACACATCCTGAATACATTGCTCCAAAAAGGCATCTAAAGGCATTTCCTCCTTTAGATGGACACAATGTTCCATATAAAACATTAAAGGTTGGAGCAATAATGTAACGCATGCAGAAAGCAAAATGGAACGTGATGTCTTAGTCTTCTTTTGTGTGCACAAACAATATTATTTAATCTACAGGATACATTTGTATCTATTTATCTtccaacagcaaaaaaaaaaaaaaaaaggcattccGAGGTTAGATGAAGTGTGTAATTCCAGGGTGTTCTTGGACTACTTCCAGGGTCTCCTCCCCCAAATGTTTTGCTGCAAATGTCTCCAGTGTGTGCCGAAGATCGCACACAGACAAAGCCAACAGAGATCCTGTTCATGAAGAAACAGGACTGGAGACAAGTGCTACCCTAAGAACATTGGATTTATGTTGAAAAACGGGACATGATACTCACTTTACCTATATTGGGGCTGAGTTGCACATCAGAAAAAGTCTTTACACCCCATAAGTCCACCAAAGTCCTCAAAAACACACGGAGAGCAGATGAGTAGTCACCCCTGAAAGTCTTGCAAGGGTAAAGAGTTGGTCTACTATTCCATCACCACCTAGACATCCCAAAATGCCTAGAGCCTTCAGCATCTCAGGGCAACTCTCATCCACACCCGGTGCCTTGCTGCTGGAGAGGTAACTGACCTCTCTGGTGCCAGGTAagcctccttctccagcttgaGGGCTTCCTTCTTCTCCGGCGTACACCTGCTGGTTCTTTGGTTGCCACCACGTTAGCCACCGGTGGCCTTGTGACTACAGCCTTTAGCACGCACGCTGACAGAGGAGGTCCTAAAACACAATCCTCTCAGATTCCTCCCCACcagttttaaacatatattcacTTGTATATCTATCTATTTTTTCTTGTTATTGCTTATGCATTCTATTTAATACCTTCACTTCTATCTAAGTACGTGTGCAAATTTGTTGAGGATCACAGTTCTAATTCCCAGATACAGTTTGTAATGATCAGTGTCAAATAAAATCTGTGTAAAAACATTCAAGCTCCACATTGTTGCTTCTGACAAGCAGCCCGTTTGGTCTCTTTCATGCCTTTGTGCCACCTTTTAAAGAAATACAGTAAAGAGAATACTTCTCTGCGGCGATGCTCATCAGGAATCCTAACTCCCTGGATCAATGCTAATAGAAGACGGCAAGAGTGAAAACAGCACTTTGAGAGCGCAACTCTCCATCTGTCTAGAATTCTGATGATTTCAAAAAAGCTAATGCATCTCAGTGACacgtgcctttttttttacatttcatattCAAGTAGTTGTTCTTCAATACAGAGACTAAAAACCTTGATCAAGGTTTTACTGCAAAACCTGAGCTGCAAAATGTCATGTTGATGTGataatgcaatatttaaatcaaTTCATTTGATGTCTTTTCAAATTGAAAGTCACCCAAGCGCCGACAtaacctttcacacacacacaatagatataaacacacacaaacaacacaggGACTCTAAACTGGCAAATCGAATCACAAAGACtagtttcattttccatttcaggGTTTGTTGGCTGCCTTTTAGATGAAAGCTTTTTATAAAAGGTACTTCTTTAGCTCTCTTTGGATTTACAGCTGGTGTGAAAATCCACAATGTTGTCATAAAAAGGGGATTGCAATGACCCAACCAACTTCTGTCTGGACCCTCTGAAAGTGGAGGCACAGTCCGGAGGGGTAAATCCACACAGATGCAATAAAGGTAAATTGGGAACATCGAGTCAGGCTGTACAAAATTACAATTCAAagctttatatttaaaatgaaagaggAGCATCAAGGATTCTTAGAGGAACATCACAGCAGAAAGAGCTGAACACATGCCATTTACAGGAAGTTCCACAGGCAGTGATAATAAAAACGAAAAGCTGCCGGCCCATAAGTGCAGAGCTCACTCTTGTCACAGTTAAAAGGTCTCTGCTCATGGATTTCAGAGGTCTAATGCCTTAAAAGCATGTCTGATGCTCGGTATGCCCAAGTGTTTTGAGATTTGAGAAAGAGTGGATGGTCCTTAGAGGTGATCTTGGGTCTTTACAAGAAAGCTTGCTGCATAAAATTGGAACCGTCTCTACAGAGTACTGCATTGAGGTTGTCAGTAGTTTTCAAAAGGAGCATGTGATATTCCTGTTTTTCCACCCAGCCTAAAAAAAACATAGCTAAAAGGTTGACTTGATGATGAAGAGAAGGGACCTGTGATTTATAGGCAATTTGTAATTTGTATCTGAGGGTCAGTGGGCTCTTGTATTCTAAGTTTACATTTAGTGTTAAGTTTAATAAGAGAATGGGAGAATGCTGCTCGAAGAAAACGACTAATTCGCCCTTGTGCTTTTAATTCAACTGAAGCCTTTCTTTAATTTAAACGCAGAATATTTTACTTATGGTTTTCAGATGGCATTAGaattaatgaaaaatattaTCCTCTCAGAAAATGGCTTCATATTAATGGATGTAATGACAGATTTGTGTGCGCTTTGTCTTTTTGAGTACATTAAAAGTGTGTACTTCTTGCAGTAAATAGAACATGCCATCACcatgtacaaaaacaacaactgtgaagtgcttcctgtgtgtgtgctgagcaTTGGTGGTATTCTGTTTCATATTCAACCACAAGAGCTAACTGATGATGGGAGACCAGATGAAGCTGCCGTAATATAAGAAAAAAGATCCTCTGAGggggaatgcaaaaaaaataaatagagaaatGAAGTATGAAAAGGTTAAAGAGAATGTGCAGAGGAATATAGAAAGACAGCAGGGGAGAAATTAAGACGTATGTAGAGCAGAGAAATGGAAAGACAGATTGAAAAAGATAAAATGAGctaatgaaaattaaaagttgaacatgctgctgtttctgcagcCATTAATTCAACGGTTAAAGACATGCATCACTAAATCAAACATTGTCCATGTAAGACAGTTCTTGTAAATGAACTACTACTATTACTTTATTCATTGAGGCCAGAAATAGTCCGAGCGC
Coding sequences within:
- the LOC137912515 gene encoding myb/SANT-like DNA-binding domain-containing protein 4, which produces MDFLQVKHLKRKRKSNYSVRETQTLIKEIDKRRNVLFSRQQNTAINELKRQAWEEVAQGVNSLGEGELRTATEVKRRYLDWRALMKRKQLQTELSLCSSSSSVALKTEYDQSSSEREPASLGSDCDQLLNFSGLPNDCQCDWPGLGVLGEPSGQATMAPPDVKMEDNASEFRLDSNGEVGSGEMDEDDIPSLLSDIESHGEGHDEDAYYSNGLGILRPKSPNFTLTRDLPLSGSRMGTSVHAPGGVTDSENMGAECAAAFEKQRLEVEKQRLAVETERLAVEKELLMVEKEQLRHMEVERERLKLDRERLQVEKEKLRLLLMNQSELVDSSSCPPSQEGPSSSSLSSVSSTHDGQMERENERKGWMSVLDLETERLKLERERLQLEKERLQLFTFEAGRLQIERERLQVEKERMQLHKEHQGH